CTGCGGGACGTGCGGGTGCAGATCCAGGACCAGGGGGCCCTGGAGGCCACCCTGACCGCCCGGGTCGAGACGGCCCTGGATCGGGCCTTGGGGAAGGAGGGGGGACGATGAAGCGCGCCCTTCGCTCCATGCTCTACATCCCCGGGAACAACCCCGGGATGATCCAGCACGCCCCCATCTTCGGGGCGGACAGCGTGCTCCTGGACCTGGAGGACGCGGTGGCCCTGTCGGAAAAGGACGCGGCCCGCCGCTTGGTGACCCGCCTCATGGGGGTCCTGGACTTCGGGGACGTGGTGGTGACGGTGCGCCTCAACGGGGCGGACACCTCCTTCTTCGAGGAGGACCTGAAGGCGGTGGTGCCCTGCCGTCCCGACGCGGTGCGCCTGCCCAAGTGCTCCTCCCCGGAGGACGTGGTGGCGGCGGACGTCCGGATGACGGAGATCGAGCGGTCCTGCGGCTTCGAGTCCCGCACGGTGAAGCTTCACGCCATGCTGGAGACCGCCTCGGGCATCGCCCTGGCCCGGGAGATCGCCTCCTGCTGCCCCCGGGTCACGGCGCTCACCCTGGGGGGACAGGACCTCACCGCCGACCTGGGGGTGGCCAAGACCCGGGAGGGATGGGAACTCTTCGTGCCCCGAAGCCAGGTGGCCCTGGCGGCGCGGAGCTGCGGCATCGACGCCTTCGACACGGTCTGGGCGGACGTGAACGACCACGAGGGCCTGCTGGAGGAGACGAAGAAGGTCGTCGGCCTGGGCTTCACCGGCAAGGCGGCCATCCACCCCGGCCAGATCCCCTGGATCCACAAGGCCTTCGTACCGGAGGAGAAGGAGATCGCCAAGGCCCTGCGTATCGTGGAGGCCGCGGAGGCGGCGGAGAAGGAAGGCCGCGGCGTGGTGGCCGTGGACGGGAAGATGGTGGACGCCCCGGTGGTGAAGCGGGCACGGCACACCCTCGACATGGCCCGGCTGGCGGAAGGGGGAGTGTCCCGATGAAGCTGGTACCCAACGCGCTCGGACGGATGGTGCCCGAAGAGGTGCCGGAACTGGGACGCTTCGAACCCTACGGGGGCCTGTGGGCCCGCCTGGAGCGGGGCTACGAGGCCCCCCGGCTGGTCCCCCCCCTCAAAGGAACGTCCCGGCGGAAGGACAAGCTGGCGGAGAACCTGGAGGCGGCGGTGCGGCGCTCCGGCCTGGAG
The sequence above is drawn from the Aminomonas paucivorans DSM 12260 genome and encodes:
- a CDS encoding HpcH/HpaI aldolase/citrate lyase family protein; the protein is MKRALRSMLYIPGNNPGMIQHAPIFGADSVLLDLEDAVALSEKDAARRLVTRLMGVLDFGDVVVTVRLNGADTSFFEEDLKAVVPCRPDAVRLPKCSSPEDVVAADVRMTEIERSCGFESRTVKLHAMLETASGIALAREIASCCPRVTALTLGGQDLTADLGVAKTREGWELFVPRSQVALAARSCGIDAFDTVWADVNDHEGLLEETKKVVGLGFTGKAAIHPGQIPWIHKAFVPEEKEIAKALRIVEAAEAAEKEGRGVVAVDGKMVDAPVVKRARHTLDMARLAEGGVSR